ACCAAATTTCAGGCGAAGACGTTTTACCTGGTTTTGTCTTAGATTTAACCTCGATTTGGTAAACGCTGAAGGATTTAAACGATATAGCCTATATTTGTCCACAGTTAACAGTCAACGGTCAACGGTCAACCTCCAACAGTCAACCTCCAACCGCCAGACTATTCACAAACGTCAATCAATGGTATCCTAGTGTCAATAGAATTCGTTGTTTAAGTTAAGGTAGGGAAATTATGCAAGTTAATGATCTGGGCTTTGTTGCTAGCCTTTTGTTTGTGCTAGTTCCTGCTGTTTTTCTGTTGATTCTGTATATTCAAACCCAAAGTCGGGGAAAAGAAGGTTAAATTCAGTTTTGCCTCAATTCTGATTTTATCCTGATGAAAAAAGCACC
This genomic window from Planktothrix serta PCC 8927 contains:
- the psbM gene encoding photosystem II reaction center protein PsbM translates to MQVNDLGFVASLLFVLVPAVFLLILYIQTQSRGKEG